Proteins co-encoded in one Nonomuraea helvata genomic window:
- the cseB gene encoding two-component system response regulator CseB, with translation MSASVTVLLVEDDEVIRKSVGMVLERYGYHVSTAGDGLTGLELFRERRHDVLLLDVMLPGLDGIGLCRQVREWSLVPILMMSARGDALDVVSGLEAGADDYVVKPVDTSVLVARIRSLLRRASFAPRLGQVAGPADGGAGDLVFGDLTVDPQGLVVRRAGEPVALAPTELRLLLEFAANPGIVLDRQTLLRNVWDYGWDGDSRVVDLCVQRLRKKIGADRIETVRGFGYKLRR, from the coding sequence ATGTCGGCTTCGGTGACCGTCCTGCTCGTCGAGGACGACGAGGTGATCCGCAAGTCGGTCGGGATGGTGCTGGAGCGCTACGGCTATCACGTGAGCACCGCCGGCGACGGCCTGACCGGTCTCGAACTGTTCAGGGAGCGGCGGCACGACGTGCTCCTGCTGGACGTGATGCTGCCGGGGCTGGACGGCATCGGGCTGTGCCGGCAGGTCAGGGAGTGGAGCCTGGTGCCGATCCTGATGATGTCCGCACGTGGTGACGCCCTGGACGTGGTGTCGGGGCTGGAGGCGGGGGCCGACGACTACGTCGTCAAGCCGGTCGACACCTCCGTGCTGGTGGCCAGGATCCGTTCCCTGCTGCGACGGGCCTCCTTCGCCCCGCGCCTCGGCCAGGTCGCCGGGCCGGCCGACGGCGGTGCCGGCGACCTGGTCTTCGGGGACCTGACCGTCGATCCCCAGGGCCTGGTGGTGCGCCGCGCCGGCGAGCCGGTCGCGCTCGCTCCCACCGAGCTGCGCCTGCTGCTGGAGTTCGCGGCGAATCCGGGGATCGTGCTGGACCGGCAGACACTGTTGCGCAACGTCTGGGATTACGGCTGGGACGGGGACAGCCGCGTCGTCGACCTGTGTGTGCAGCGGCTGCGCAAGAAGATCGGCGCCGACCGGATCGAGACGGTGCGCGGTTTCGGTTACAAGCTGCGGCGCTGA
- a CDS encoding lysylphosphatidylglycerol synthase domain-containing protein — MRAIRLPRLPRPVRRALVAAFALAVVAAIALTLSRLDWGVVAVLFTRRDAGQISLLLGGALLASMAGLSFGFLAWRVVLLETGPPVSEPRVVRIFFVGFLSKYLPGRVPGMFAATKVATANGVTFGRLISVAALVMSLVLLSGFTVGLLAGVQMLGARAVWLAGAAVLIVLVLVHPQIVNQGSALLLRLLRRPAAAKAASVRGVRLAVAWQSLSWVVTGLHLWPLAIAMGASPSRSLALCVGAFTLATSVGIASVFIPDGIGVREAVLTAALTVVLPAPAAAAVALASRLISVISEVLLGAAALATAEYLIRRGRTAVGEPQ; from the coding sequence GTGAGAGCGATCAGGCTTCCCCGGCTGCCGCGCCCGGTGAGGCGGGCGCTGGTCGCCGCGTTCGCCCTCGCCGTCGTGGCCGCGATCGCGCTGACGCTGTCCCGGCTGGACTGGGGCGTGGTCGCCGTCCTGTTCACCCGGCGCGACGCCGGGCAGATCAGCCTCCTGCTGGGCGGCGCGCTGCTGGCGAGCATGGCGGGACTGTCGTTCGGGTTCCTCGCCTGGCGTGTCGTGCTGCTGGAGACCGGCCCCCCTGTCAGCGAGCCACGGGTGGTGCGGATCTTCTTCGTCGGCTTCCTGTCCAAGTACCTGCCGGGACGGGTGCCCGGCATGTTCGCCGCCACCAAGGTGGCCACGGCCAACGGCGTCACCTTCGGCAGGCTGATCAGCGTGGCGGCGCTCGTCATGAGCCTGGTGCTGCTGAGCGGGTTCACGGTGGGGCTGCTCGCGGGCGTGCAGATGCTGGGCGCCCGGGCGGTGTGGCTGGCCGGAGCCGCCGTGCTCATCGTCCTCGTCCTGGTGCATCCGCAGATCGTCAACCAGGGCTCCGCGCTGCTGCTGCGGCTGCTGCGCCGTCCTGCGGCGGCCAAGGCCGCGTCGGTCCGGGGAGTACGGCTCGCCGTCGCCTGGCAGAGCCTGTCGTGGGTGGTCACAGGGCTGCACCTGTGGCCCCTGGCCATCGCGATGGGGGCCTCCCCGTCACGCTCCCTCGCGCTGTGCGTCGGCGCGTTCACGCTCGCCACGTCGGTCGGCATCGCGAGCGTGTTCATCCCCGACGGCATCGGCGTCCGCGAGGCGGTGCTCACGGCCGCGCTGACCGTGGTGCTGCCCGCCCCGGCCGCCGCGGCGGTGGCCCTGGCCAGCCGCCTGATCTCCGTCATCAGCGAGGTCCTGCTCGGCGCGGCCGCCCTCGCGACCGCCGAATACCTCATCCGCCGCGGGCGGACGGCCGTGGGCGAGCCTCAGTGA
- a CDS encoding glycosyltransferase family A protein, translating into MPDEMAWRGDVAVIVPNYNKRKTLRACLESVYAQTYRPAEVIVVDDVSTDGSLEIAREFPCTIVESPRNQGPAGARNLGVASSSAPLLFFVDSDTALAPDAIHNAVKAYRETPDCGMVQGIYDAEPLYDDGPVERYRVLCEHYERSQTTATFLSCTLIPRHVFEETGRLDERLRDGEDFEFGTRVPARYRLVVTTSVVTKADDEDRFWGCLAERFVRSTTLPVIMVRARRLRGEGKVGFQLNMIGTGQHKRRKPPRVSSASATATFLTLPLALVSPWLLAVPAATLGVFLWMNRRFIGFARRYRGARFALWVGWMQLCFHTAFFLGACVGLLRVAYELGRRQGEPVRTGLSPVPSAGTRE; encoded by the coding sequence ATGCCTGACGAGATGGCCTGGCGTGGTGATGTCGCGGTCATCGTGCCGAACTACAACAAGAGGAAGACCCTGCGGGCCTGCCTGGAGTCGGTGTACGCGCAGACCTACCGCCCGGCCGAGGTCATCGTGGTCGACGACGTCAGCACGGACGGCTCGCTCGAGATAGCGCGGGAGTTCCCCTGCACGATCGTCGAGTCGCCGCGCAACCAGGGGCCGGCGGGGGCCCGCAACCTCGGGGTGGCGAGCAGCTCGGCCCCGCTGCTGTTCTTCGTCGACTCCGACACGGCGCTCGCGCCGGACGCGATCCACAACGCGGTCAAGGCATACCGGGAGACGCCGGACTGCGGCATGGTTCAGGGCATCTACGACGCCGAGCCGCTGTACGACGACGGCCCGGTCGAACGCTACCGGGTGCTGTGCGAGCACTACGAGCGCAGCCAGACCACGGCGACGTTCCTGTCCTGCACCCTGATCCCGCGCCACGTCTTCGAGGAGACGGGACGGCTGGACGAACGGCTGCGCGACGGCGAGGACTTCGAGTTCGGCACGCGCGTCCCGGCCCGTTACCGGCTGGTGGTGACCACCTCCGTGGTCACCAAGGCGGACGACGAGGACCGGTTCTGGGGGTGCCTGGCGGAGCGCTTCGTCCGGTCCACCACGCTGCCGGTGATCATGGTCCGGGCGCGGCGGCTGCGTGGCGAGGGCAAGGTCGGCTTCCAGCTCAACATGATCGGGACAGGGCAGCACAAGCGTCGCAAACCACCACGGGTCTCCTCCGCTTCGGCGACGGCCACCTTCCTCACCCTGCCGCTCGCGCTCGTCAGCCCCTGGCTGCTGGCTGTGCCGGCGGCGACGCTCGGGGTGTTCCTCTGGATGAACCGCCGGTTCATCGGGTTCGCCCGCCGGTATCGAGGCGCCCGTTTCGCGCTGTGGGTCGGCTGGATGCAGCTCTGCTTCCACACGGCCTTCTTCCTCGGCGCCTGCGTGGGGCTGCTGCGTGTCGCCTACGAGCTGGGCCGCCGGCAGGGAGAACCGGTCAGGACCGGCCTGTCCCCGGTGCCGTCGGCTGGGACGCGCGAGTGA
- a CDS encoding endonuclease/exonuclease/phosphatase family protein, translated as MSDRDAAIEEQLTSAPPQPERDWATRVRRFVRPRRRWCWGTKLVVTASVAWLLFVLCHLLASGRTSLWAPLELIPPLMFLAVPALLMAVAPLARPVRWRIMSLLLVTAVLGAGRSGVNYATLWYTPPPAGPGAITVAAWNTEFWDQDWRTAEGDRYSPGFYAYLHKLNADVYLLMEYLYVDTGAGNMRSQRWTADLALRIDKLAELRREFPGYHVAVSGEQITLSRFPIVGHRGLDMRPWLPADQKPIPEALRDWPEGYTVETLRTDIDVNGKVVSFYDGQISQPPLEWRLYSAESRDINFSRTLRREASYRAISADIAANPNPAVLAGDLNTSPAMGIRRLLPERLVDRTPALSSLYPATYLAGTAELWRIDWLYTTPDVTVHSYELPGSEGLSDHRAQRMVMSVS; from the coding sequence ATGAGCGACCGGGACGCAGCGATCGAGGAACAGCTCACCAGCGCGCCGCCCCAGCCCGAGAGGGACTGGGCGACGCGCGTCCGGCGTTTCGTCCGCCCGCGGCGGCGCTGGTGCTGGGGCACCAAGCTGGTCGTGACCGCCTCGGTGGCATGGCTGCTCTTCGTCCTCTGCCACCTGCTGGCGAGCGGGCGCACCTCCCTGTGGGCGCCGCTCGAGCTGATCCCGCCGCTGATGTTCCTGGCGGTCCCCGCGCTGCTGATGGCCGTGGCGCCGCTGGCCCGGCCGGTCCGCTGGCGGATCATGTCGCTGCTGCTGGTCACCGCGGTGCTGGGCGCCGGGCGGAGCGGAGTCAACTACGCCACCCTCTGGTACACGCCGCCCCCCGCAGGCCCGGGGGCCATCACCGTGGCCGCCTGGAACACCGAGTTCTGGGACCAGGACTGGCGCACCGCCGAGGGCGACCGGTACTCGCCCGGGTTCTACGCCTACCTGCACAAGCTGAACGCCGACGTCTACCTGCTGATGGAGTACCTGTACGTGGACACCGGGGCGGGGAACATGCGCTCGCAGCGCTGGACGGCCGACCTGGCGCTGCGCATCGACAAGCTGGCGGAGCTGCGCCGCGAGTTCCCCGGCTACCACGTCGCGGTGTCCGGCGAGCAGATCACGCTCTCGCGGTTCCCGATCGTCGGGCACCGCGGCCTGGACATGCGCCCGTGGCTGCCGGCCGACCAGAAGCCGATCCCCGAGGCGCTGCGGGACTGGCCGGAGGGCTACACGGTCGAGACCCTGCGCACCGACATCGACGTGAACGGCAAGGTCGTCTCCTTCTACGACGGGCAGATCTCCCAGCCCCCGCTCGAATGGCGGCTGTACAGCGCCGAGTCCCGCGACATCAACTTCAGCCGGACCCTCCGGCGGGAGGCGAGTTACCGCGCCATCAGCGCGGACATCGCGGCCAACCCGAATCCCGCGGTGCTCGCCGGCGACCTGAACACCTCCCCGGCGATGGGCATCCGCCGCCTGCTCCCCGAGAGGCTGGTGGACCGGACGCCCGCGCTCTCGTCCCTCTATCCGGCGACGTACCTGGCCGGGACCGCCGAGCTGTGGCGGATCGACTGGCTGTACACCACCCCCGACGTGACGGTGCACAGCTACGAGCTGCCCGGCTCCGAGGGGCTGTCCGACCATCGGGCCCAGCGCATGGTCATGTCGGTGTCCTGA
- a CDS encoding glycosyltransferase family A protein — protein sequence MSREHPLVSVIIPSYNRSDVLRLCLDAVKEQTYPHIEVIVVDDCGTEDAALVAASKGAKVVRTRVNGGPTPARNLGAEHAAGEILFFLDADIALDPDAVENAVRILGAHPEIGALGGILRPESLASQSLAAQYRAVQMHRWWMPAHRPTLELHAAVLAVPAKVFAEVGPFDPRLRETVSSDYRIRVTRSYGVKLSDAIRGRKDHDATLRTILRKVFRRARISAMDWRKGETPGDSVPRAIGGVLLLAAAPALALPIVAGRRGALVPAALVAAAIALDADTHRFAYVQRGIPFGVYFSGVHLAVTFTGALGGAMGVLHRFVLSRLESPAPIFTAQD from the coding sequence ATGAGTCGGGAGCACCCGCTAGTCTCGGTCATCATCCCCAGCTACAACCGGTCCGACGTGTTGCGACTCTGCCTGGATGCGGTGAAAGAACAGACTTATCCGCATATCGAGGTCATCGTGGTGGATGACTGCGGCACCGAGGACGCGGCGCTGGTGGCCGCGTCCAAGGGCGCCAAGGTGGTGCGCACCAGGGTCAACGGCGGCCCGACTCCCGCGCGCAACCTCGGCGCCGAGCACGCCGCAGGGGAGATCCTGTTCTTTCTCGACGCCGACATCGCCCTCGATCCGGACGCCGTGGAGAACGCGGTGCGGATACTGGGGGCCCACCCGGAGATCGGCGCCCTGGGCGGCATCCTGCGGCCCGAGTCGCTGGCGTCCCAGAGCCTGGCCGCCCAGTACCGCGCCGTGCAGATGCACCGCTGGTGGATGCCGGCCCACCGGCCGACCCTGGAGCTGCACGCGGCCGTGCTCGCCGTACCGGCCAAGGTGTTCGCCGAGGTCGGCCCCTTCGACCCGCGCTTGCGCGAGACCGTCTCCTCCGACTACCGCATCCGCGTGACGCGGTCCTACGGGGTGAAGCTGAGCGACGCGATCCGCGGCCGCAAGGACCACGACGCCACCCTGCGGACGATCCTGCGCAAGGTGTTCCGCCGCGCACGCATCAGCGCGATGGACTGGCGCAAGGGAGAGACACCCGGGGACTCCGTGCCCCGCGCGATCGGCGGCGTCCTGCTGCTCGCCGCGGCCCCGGCGCTCGCCCTGCCGATAGTGGCGGGCCGCCGCGGCGCACTCGTCCCGGCGGCGCTCGTCGCCGCCGCCATCGCCCTGGACGCCGACACCCACCGCTTCGCCTACGTCCAGCGGGGCATACCGTTCGGCGTCTACTTCTCCGGCGTCCATCTCGCCGTCACCTTCACCGGCGCCCTCGGCGGAGCGATGGGCGTCCTGCACCGTTTCGTGCTTTCCCGCCTGGAGAGTCCCGCCCCGATCTTCACGGCCCAGGACTGA
- a CDS encoding glycosyltransferase family 2 protein, protein MTPQVRPLVSVIVPNYNYARTLDLCLSALERQTYPHIEVIVVDDRSTDDSVEIAHRHGVRVVVTDTNIGAPAARNLGVEHARGEVLFFLDSDLALAEDVVEYAVELLTSDPTLGVVCGTYDPEPLIPDSLVERYRSLQLHYWISGDEGEITTIYSALFAMRAEVFREVGPLNPALRHSENAEYGHRVTQRYRIVLDNRIRGRHDHDDRLGVVLSKFFHRARLHIPLYLRRPDFNGGPTNSSRGWGSLAALFAVLTAPLPVLLGPAWLVAPVALLAGSIAADLGMYRFVRRYAGIWFTLYFTAVHFLVNVTVAVAVFAGAAQCLLSSRFRHTYDIPAYPTSAEV, encoded by the coding sequence ATGACGCCGCAGGTACGGCCACTGGTCTCGGTCATCGTGCCGAACTACAACTACGCCCGCACGCTCGACCTGTGCCTGAGCGCGCTGGAGCGGCAGACGTACCCGCACATCGAGGTGATCGTCGTCGACGACCGCAGCACCGACGACTCGGTGGAGATCGCCCACCGGCACGGCGTGCGGGTCGTGGTCACCGACACCAACATCGGCGCCCCGGCGGCACGCAACCTGGGCGTCGAGCACGCGCGCGGGGAGGTGCTGTTCTTCCTCGACTCGGACCTGGCGCTGGCCGAGGACGTGGTCGAGTACGCAGTGGAGCTGCTCACCTCCGACCCCACCCTCGGGGTGGTGTGCGGAACCTACGACCCGGAGCCGCTGATCCCGGACAGCCTCGTGGAGCGGTACCGCAGCCTCCAGCTGCACTACTGGATCTCCGGTGACGAGGGCGAGATCACCACGATCTACTCCGCGCTGTTCGCCATGCGGGCGGAGGTCTTCCGCGAGGTGGGCCCGCTGAACCCCGCGCTGCGGCACAGCGAGAACGCCGAGTACGGTCACCGCGTCACGCAGCGGTACCGCATCGTGCTGGACAACCGGATCAGGGGCAGGCACGACCACGACGACCGCCTCGGTGTGGTGCTGTCGAAGTTCTTCCACCGCGCGCGCCTGCACATCCCGCTGTACCTGCGCCGCCCGGACTTCAACGGCGGCCCGACCAACAGCAGCCGGGGCTGGGGCTCGCTCGCCGCCCTGTTCGCCGTGCTCACCGCCCCGCTGCCGGTGCTGCTCGGCCCGGCCTGGCTGGTCGCGCCGGTCGCGCTGCTGGCCGGCTCGATCGCGGCGGACCTCGGCATGTACCGCTTCGTCCGGCGTTACGCCGGCATCTGGTTCACCCTCTACTTCACCGCGGTCCACTTCCTGGTGAACGTCACCGTCGCGGTGGCGGTGTTCGCCGGCGCCGCCCAGTGCCTGCTGTCCAGCCGGTTCAGGCACACGTACGACATCCCGGCCTACCCCACGTCGGCGGAGGTGTGA
- a CDS encoding glycosyltransferase family A protein has protein sequence MTEHLPLVSAIVPNYNYAASLDLCLRAMQAQTYRPIELIVVDDGSTDDSVEVARRLGVRVVRTEQNMGVAGARNLGAAHARGEILVFVDSDVAPYPDAVEVAVAMLAADPGLGAVCSIHDPEPLIRDSLVEEYRALQYHYWTASSEGPISFLFPAMMAMPRRVFDDIGPFNTRLRETEEVDYGHRLTQRYGMVLTTAVRSRHDHDDKLFKLLRKLYRRGGARVPLYARRRRFARGFETSNRAGGSLAALAAVAALPVAVLLGPVGAALPALALAVSLLADLGMYRFVLRRRGPLFLLYFGAVHFLVNVTIAAGVAAGVARWLVSARFRRLYDADLTMRPSAAGEAAT, from the coding sequence ATGACCGAGCACCTGCCCCTGGTGTCGGCGATCGTCCCCAACTACAACTACGCCGCCTCACTGGACCTGTGCCTGCGCGCGATGCAGGCGCAGACCTACCGGCCGATCGAACTGATCGTCGTGGACGACGGCAGCACCGACGACTCGGTCGAGGTAGCGCGGCGGCTCGGCGTGCGGGTCGTCCGCACCGAGCAGAACATGGGGGTGGCCGGTGCGCGGAATCTCGGGGCCGCGCACGCGCGTGGTGAGATCCTGGTGTTCGTGGACTCCGACGTGGCCCCCTACCCCGACGCCGTGGAGGTGGCGGTGGCCATGCTCGCCGCCGATCCGGGGCTCGGAGCGGTGTGCAGCATCCACGACCCCGAGCCGCTGATCCGCGACAGCCTCGTCGAGGAGTACCGCGCACTGCAGTACCACTACTGGACGGCCAGCTCCGAGGGGCCCATCTCGTTCCTGTTCCCGGCGATGATGGCGATGCCGCGCCGCGTGTTCGACGACATCGGGCCGTTCAACACGCGGCTGCGCGAGACCGAGGAGGTCGACTACGGCCACCGCCTCACCCAGCGGTACGGGATGGTGCTCACGACCGCGGTGCGCTCGCGGCACGACCACGACGACAAGCTCTTCAAGCTGCTGCGCAAGCTGTACCGGCGCGGCGGCGCCCGGGTGCCGCTGTACGCGCGGCGGCGGCGTTTCGCCCGCGGGTTCGAGACCTCCAACCGGGCCGGCGGCAGCCTTGCCGCGCTGGCGGCGGTGGCCGCGCTCCCGGTGGCGGTGCTCCTCGGCCCGGTCGGCGCCGCGCTGCCGGCCCTCGCCCTGGCCGTGTCGCTGCTGGCCGACCTCGGCATGTACCGCTTCGTGCTGCGCAGGCGCGGCCCGCTGTTCCTGCTCTATTTCGGCGCCGTGCACTTCCTGGTGAACGTCACCATCGCGGCCGGGGTGGCGGCCGGGGTCGCGCGGTGGCTGGTCTCGGCGAGGTTCCGCCGGCTCTACGACGCCGACCTGACCATGCGCCCCTCGGCCGCCGGGGAGGCCGCCACGTGA
- a CDS encoding endonuclease/exonuclease/phosphatase family protein produces the protein MTAPLRAIFGPERPPHTTARPGDSGARRRIPLVMWAAVAWLVFVGLHRALSGRVWWWQLPELVPPLAFAAVPVLLLAAALAARRRRGTAVVVALASLTLGGGVSGINLASLWHHAAPAPPDAIRVFSWNTWYWDQRAEGGEPMPPPTGTPPRDAADFYRYLRAQDADVLLLQEYVYFSPGSRPIRVNDLDRLRREFPGYHIATASEMVTLSRFPIVLERGLDLRPWAEDGSDTPVPPGSDWPGFYTVKTLRTDLRVGSRTLSFYNAHINSPVDPSSTGLDPRRLTRTEHEARKANLRALAADIQANPLPAVLAGDFNASPAMGILRLLPERMADATPALGSLYPATWDDRWPWWRIDWAFTTPEITVHDYRLVRSDGLSDHSGQRLVISLSR, from the coding sequence GTGACGGCTCCCCTGCGGGCGATCTTCGGCCCGGAGCGGCCGCCACACACGACGGCGCGTCCCGGCGATTCCGGGGCGCGCCGGAGGATCCCGTTGGTGATGTGGGCAGCCGTCGCCTGGCTGGTGTTCGTGGGGCTGCACCGAGCCCTGTCCGGCCGGGTGTGGTGGTGGCAGCTCCCCGAGCTCGTCCCGCCGCTGGCGTTCGCGGCCGTTCCCGTCCTGCTGCTCGCGGCGGCTCTGGCGGCTCGCCGCAGGCGCGGGACGGCCGTCGTGGTGGCGCTGGCGTCATTGACGCTGGGCGGAGGCGTGAGCGGGATCAACCTCGCCTCGCTGTGGCACCACGCCGCCCCGGCCCCGCCGGACGCGATCAGGGTGTTCTCCTGGAACACCTGGTACTGGGACCAGCGGGCGGAGGGCGGGGAGCCGATGCCCCCGCCCACCGGCACACCGCCGCGGGACGCCGCCGACTTCTACCGCTACCTACGGGCCCAGGACGCCGACGTGCTCCTGCTGCAGGAGTACGTCTACTTCAGCCCCGGCTCCCGCCCGATCCGCGTGAACGACCTCGACAGACTGCGCCGGGAGTTCCCCGGCTACCACATCGCCACGGCTAGCGAGATGGTGACGCTGTCGCGCTTTCCCATCGTTCTGGAGCGCGGCCTCGACCTGCGCCCGTGGGCGGAGGACGGCTCGGACACGCCCGTGCCGCCCGGCTCCGACTGGCCCGGCTTCTACACCGTGAAGACGCTCCGCACGGACCTGCGCGTCGGGAGCAGGACGTTGTCGTTCTACAACGCCCACATCAACTCGCCCGTCGACCCGTCCTCGACCGGCCTCGACCCGCGCCGCCTCACCCGGACGGAGCACGAGGCGCGCAAGGCCAACCTCCGCGCGCTCGCGGCCGACATCCAGGCGAACCCGCTGCCGGCCGTCCTGGCCGGTGACTTCAACGCCTCGCCGGCGATGGGCATCCTGCGCCTGTTGCCGGAGCGGATGGCCGACGCCACTCCGGCGCTCGGGTCGCTCTACCCGGCCACCTGGGACGACCGGTGGCCCTGGTGGCGGATCGACTGGGCGTTCACGACCCCGGAGATAACCGTCCACGATTACCGGCTGGTCCGCTCTGACGGCCTGTCGGACCACAGCGGGCAGCGACTGGTCATCTCGCTGAGCCGGTGA
- a CDS encoding AfsR/SARP family transcriptional regulator has protein sequence MDVRLLGPVEVTFGDRYVPLGPPQRRAVLAALAIDADRPVSLRTLLERVWDDPPDRATDSLYAHIARLRQALTVTGVSIERRGGGYVLEVEPERVDAYRLRRLAKQAQSRACDDPARTRLLSEAMELWHGAPLTGIPGDWAARMRYSIEQQFVGAVVTWAQAQMRLGRPDMVVTELTPLVPRHPLAEPLASVLMRGLCALGRTAEAVALYAHLRGYLADHLGIEPGPELRALHLRILDGNREPLRRAGARELLYAQVTGSAR, from the coding sequence ATGGACGTCCGCTTACTGGGACCGGTCGAGGTGACCTTCGGTGACCGCTACGTACCCCTGGGACCACCCCAGCGACGCGCGGTGCTGGCCGCCCTGGCGATCGACGCCGACCGCCCCGTGTCACTACGCACGCTGCTCGAGCGTGTCTGGGACGATCCGCCGGACCGGGCGACCGACTCGCTGTACGCCCACATCGCCCGCCTGCGGCAGGCGCTGACCGTGACCGGGGTCTCCATAGAGCGCCGTGGCGGCGGTTACGTGCTCGAGGTCGAACCCGAGCGGGTGGACGCCTACCGGTTACGCCGGCTGGCCAAGCAGGCGCAGAGCCGCGCCTGCGACGACCCCGCCCGTACCCGGCTGCTGTCCGAGGCGATGGAGCTGTGGCACGGCGCGCCGCTCACCGGCATCCCGGGAGACTGGGCCGCCCGCATGCGGTACAGCATCGAGCAGCAGTTCGTCGGCGCCGTCGTCACCTGGGCCCAGGCGCAGATGCGCCTGGGCCGCCCCGACATGGTGGTCACCGAGCTCACCCCGCTGGTGCCGCGTCACCCGCTCGCGGAGCCGCTGGCGAGCGTGCTGATGCGCGGCCTGTGCGCACTCGGACGCACGGCGGAGGCGGTGGCCCTCTACGCCCACCTGCGTGGGTACCTCGCCGACCACCTCGGCATCGAGCCGGGTCCTGAGTTGCGTGCGCTGCATCTCAGGATCCTGGACGGCAACAGGGAGCCGCTGAGGCGGGCCGGCGCGCGTGAGCTGCTGTACGCCCAGGTCACCGGCTCAGCGAGATGA
- a CDS encoding UbiA prenyltransferase family protein: protein MHLAESADVPESPQRPETAPDLAVETRTRLIADLAGLIRPSHTAKAILLVPVALIGAPSYSLTEVVGIISATVAFMVASAAVYIGNDIVDRHRDRHHPVKRNRPIAAGRVGVVTASVCCAVLLAVLAAIVARGPASYWPVLVYLALNVAYSRFLKHIPLVDVGTVAAGFVLRVVQGYEVTGGQVPAWLLITVFSMSLLLLLGKRRRELLETGAVHRPALRGYSMELTNWLLQIASVLALVAGLMYLRDEGPFGPQHGQTAMMLSTPFALFALFRYLQIQLVENEGDDPVRILLRDRVMVANSMLWAATLGVTLVLVHHPSLAAAVTL from the coding sequence ATGCACCTCGCCGAATCGGCAGACGTCCCAGAAAGCCCGCAGCGTCCGGAAACGGCGCCGGACCTGGCCGTGGAGACCCGGACGCGCCTGATCGCGGACCTCGCCGGCCTGATCCGCCCGTCCCACACGGCCAAGGCGATCCTTCTCGTGCCCGTGGCACTCATCGGCGCCCCCTCCTACAGCCTGACCGAGGTGGTGGGCATCATCTCGGCCACGGTGGCGTTCATGGTCGCCTCCGCCGCCGTCTACATCGGCAACGACATCGTGGACCGGCACCGCGACCGCCACCATCCCGTCAAGCGCAACCGCCCCATCGCGGCCGGCCGGGTGGGAGTGGTGACCGCGAGCGTCTGCTGCGCGGTCCTGCTGGCGGTGCTCGCGGCCATCGTCGCCCGGGGGCCGGCGTCGTACTGGCCGGTACTGGTGTACCTCGCGCTCAACGTCGCCTACAGCCGCTTCCTCAAGCACATCCCGCTGGTCGACGTGGGCACGGTGGCGGCCGGCTTCGTCCTGCGCGTCGTGCAGGGATATGAGGTGACCGGAGGCCAGGTGCCCGCCTGGCTGCTGATCACGGTGTTCTCGATGTCCCTGCTGCTGCTCCTCGGCAAGCGTCGCAGGGAACTGCTGGAGACCGGGGCCGTCCACCGGCCCGCGCTCCGCGGCTACTCGATGGAGCTGACGAACTGGCTGCTGCAGATCGCCTCCGTGCTCGCCCTGGTCGCGGGCCTGATGTACCTGCGTGACGAAGGGCCGTTCGGCCCTCAGCACGGGCAGACGGCGATGATGCTGTCCACTCCGTTCGCGCTCTTCGCCCTCTTCCGGTACCTGCAGATCCAGCTGGTGGAGAACGAGGGCGACGACCCGGTCCGCATCCTGCTGCGCGACCGCGTCATGGTCGCGAACTCCATGTTGTGGGCCGCCACCCTGGGTGTGACGCTCGTGCTCGTCCACCACCCGTCCCTGGCGGCCGCTGTCACGTTGTGA